One genomic segment of Canis aureus isolate CA01 chromosome 37, VMU_Caureus_v.1.0, whole genome shotgun sequence includes these proteins:
- the E2F3 gene encoding transcription factor E2F3 isoform X3 has translation MPLQQQAKRRLELGESGHQYLSDGLKTPKGKGRATLRSPDSPKKKTRYDTSLGLLTKKFIQLLSQSPDGVLDLNKAAEVLKVQKRRIYDITNVLEGIHLIKKKSKNNVQWMGCSLSEDGGMLAQCQGLSKEVTELSQEEKKLDELIQSCTLDLKLLTEDSENQRLAYVTYQDIRKISGLKDQTVIVVKAPPETRLEVPDPIESLQIHLASTQGPIEVYLCPEETETHSPMKTTNQDHNGNIPKPPSKDLASTNSGHSDCSISMANLSPLASPANLLQQTEDQIPSNLEGPFVNLLPPLLQEDYLLSLGEEEGISDLFDAYDLEKLPLVEDFMCS, from the exons GCAAAGCGAAGGCTGGAGCTGGGAGAAAGCGGTCATCAGTACCTCTCAGATGGCTTAAAAACCcccaaaggcaaaggaagagcCACACTGCGAAGTCCAGATAGTCCAAAAA AAAAAACACGGTATGACACATCACTTGGTCTGCTCACCAAGAAGTTCATTCAGCTGCTGAGCCAGTCCCCTGATGGGGTCTTGGATTTGAACAAGGCAGCGGAGGTGCTGAAAGTGCAAAAGAGAAGAATCTACGACATCACCAACGTGCTGGAAGGCATCCACCTCATTAAGAAGAAGTCGAAAAACAACGTGCAGTGGAT GGGCTGCAGTCTGTCTGAGGATGGGGGCATGCTGGCCCAGTGTCAAGGCCTCTCAAAGGAAGTGACCGAGCTCagccaggaagagaagaaattagATGAACTGATCCAAAGCTGCACCCTGGACCTCAAGCTGCTAACCGAGGATTCAGAGAATCAAAG GTTAGCTTATGTTACATATCAAGATATTCGAAAAATTAGTGGCCTTAAAGACCAAACTGTTATAGTTGTCAAAGCCCCTCCAGAAACAAGACTTGAAGTGCCTGACCCAATAGAG AGCCTACAAATACATTTGGCAAGTACCCAAGGGCCCATTGAGGTTTATTTGTGTCCAgaagagacagaaacacacaGTCCAATGAAAACAACCAACCAAGACCACAATGGGAATATCCCGAAACCCCCTTCCAAAG ACTTGGCTTCAACCAACTCAGGACATAGCGATTGTTCAATTTCTATGGCAAACCTTTCTCCTTTGGCCTCCCCAGCCAACCTCTTACAGCAGACTGAGGACCAAATTCCTTCCAACTTAGAAGGACCATTTGTGAACTTACTGCCTCCCCTGCTCCAAGAAGACTATCTCCTAAGCCTTGGGGAGGAAGAAGGCATCAGTGATCTCTTTGATGCTTATGATTTGGAAAAGCTCCCACTGGTGGAAGACTTTATGTGTAGTTGA